A single genomic interval of Nostoc commune NIES-4072 harbors:
- a CDS encoding phosphoglucomutase/phosphomannomutase family protein, whose protein sequence is MSSKIKFGTDGWRGIIADDFTFPNVRKVTRAIAAYLNTAYTKDRPVLIAYDTRFLADQFAQTSAQVLADLGWTVKITNRDCPTPVIAYNARHLNSAGALMFTASHNPAPYCGIKYIPDYAGPATPEITDTIVANIESASDELPGSNPSGSISIFDPKPDYLQFIYTLLDIEKIKSANLKVKYDALYSTSRGYLDEVLQHSGVQLESFHDWRDVLFGGGMPEPKGEQLVELVQAVVRDRADLGLATDGDSDRFGIVDEQGNVLTPNTVLLVLARHLIRNKGKTGAIVRTVATTHLLDNFAAKNGLQIYETPVGFKYIGEKMRETAVLIGGEESGGLSIIGHIPEKDGVLADMLVAEAIAYEGKPLSQMVAEAIAEANGPLYNNRLDLHLTEAHKIAVIDSFTRNPPTEVAGIKVKEVGRKDGIKLYLEEGSWVLLRPSGTEPLVRVYLETNTPEKLTQIAQELESAIAKLEG, encoded by the coding sequence ATGTCCAGCAAGATAAAATTTGGTACTGATGGATGGCGAGGGATTATTGCTGATGACTTTACTTTCCCCAATGTGCGGAAAGTAACAAGAGCAATTGCCGCTTATTTAAATACAGCCTACACAAAAGATAGACCAGTACTTATTGCCTACGATACTCGCTTTTTAGCTGACCAGTTTGCCCAAACATCGGCCCAAGTTTTGGCAGACTTGGGTTGGACTGTGAAAATTACTAATCGGGATTGTCCCACACCAGTAATTGCCTACAACGCCCGTCATCTAAATTCTGCTGGGGCATTAATGTTTACTGCTAGTCATAATCCAGCACCCTACTGTGGAATTAAATATATACCTGATTATGCTGGGCCTGCCACTCCTGAGATTACTGATACTATTGTGGCAAATATAGAAAGTGCATCGGATGAGTTGCCTGGGAGTAACCCATCAGGTTCAATTTCAATTTTCGATCCGAAACCAGATTACCTGCAATTTATCTACACTCTACTTGATATAGAAAAAATTAAAAGCGCAAATTTAAAGGTAAAGTACGATGCTTTGTATTCTACCTCTCGTGGCTATTTAGATGAAGTTTTGCAACATAGTGGCGTTCAGTTAGAAAGTTTCCACGATTGGAGGGATGTTTTATTTGGCGGTGGAATGCCAGAACCCAAAGGAGAACAATTAGTTGAGTTAGTACAAGCAGTTGTTCGCGATCGCGCTGATTTGGGTTTGGCGACAGATGGAGATAGCGATCGCTTTGGTATCGTCGATGAACAAGGAAATGTCCTCACTCCCAATACTGTGCTGTTAGTTCTAGCACGTCATTTAATCAGAAATAAAGGTAAAACTGGCGCGATCGTCCGCACTGTGGCGACAACCCACCTACTGGATAATTTCGCGGCTAAAAATGGGCTGCAAATTTACGAAACACCAGTCGGTTTTAAATACATCGGCGAAAAAATGCGGGAAACTGCCGTGTTAATTGGTGGAGAAGAATCAGGCGGTTTGAGTATTATCGGGCATATTCCCGAAAAAGACGGGGTATTAGCCGATATGCTGGTGGCAGAAGCGATCGCTTATGAAGGCAAACCTCTGAGTCAGATGGTAGCAGAAGCGATCGCCGAAGCCAATGGCCCACTTTACAACAACCGCCTAGACTTACACCTCACAGAGGCGCACAAAATCGCCGTCATCGACTCCTTTACTAGAAATCCACCTACAGAGGTAGCAGGAATTAAAGTCAAAGAAGTCGGACGCAAAGACGGTATTAAGCTCTATTTAGAAGAAGGTAGCTGGGTTTTACTGCGTCCTTCCGGTACAGAACCACTGGTGCGCGTCTATCTAGAAACCAACACTCCCGAAAAACTCACCCAAATTGCCCAAGAGTTAGAGAGTGCCATTGCTAAACTGGAGGGATAA
- a CDS encoding LapA family protein — translation MKIAPFLTSIVVAVWVIAIAIISVQNATPVSLKFLTFQSIQIPMGLVLAFSAVVGLIGMALLQPLWGLAGIGQSNSRLEDDAEFFVDDEDF, via the coding sequence ATGAAAATCGCTCCTTTTTTGACATCTATAGTTGTAGCAGTTTGGGTAATAGCGATCGCGATTATTTCAGTCCAAAATGCTACACCCGTATCGTTAAAATTCTTAACATTCCAATCGATTCAGATACCAATGGGTTTAGTGCTAGCTTTTAGTGCCGTTGTTGGGTTAATTGGCATGGCACTGCTGCAACCTCTGTGGGGACTTGCTGGTATTGGGCAAAGTAATTCTCGATTGGAAGACGATGCGGAATTTTTTGTTGATGATGAAGATTTTTGA
- a CDS encoding BrnT family toxin, which produces MAYQWDRDKAAANLRKHGVDFADAITVFSDDLAITITDERFDEERFITIGIDSFNRVLVVVYTWRNNEIRLISARKATRYEQKQYEDG; this is translated from the coding sequence ATGGCGTATCAGTGGGATAGGGATAAGGCAGCAGCCAATCTTCGCAAGCATGGCGTTGACTTTGCTGATGCAATAACCGTGTTTTCTGACGATTTAGCAATTACCATCACAGATGAACGTTTTGATGAAGAGAGATTTATCACTATTGGGATAGATAGTTTCAATCGAGTTTTAGTAGTTGTGTATACATGGCGAAATAATGAGATTCGATTGATTTCTGCCCGCAAAGCTACGCGCTATGAACAAAAGCAGTATGAGGATGGATAA
- a CDS encoding BrnA antitoxin family protein — translation MEAEYDFSQGKRGAIESTPTGKTRITIRLDDEVLAWFRDQVHAAGGGNYQTLINDALREYIQQRREPLEDTLRRVLREELERIGK, via the coding sequence ATGGAAGCTGAGTATGATTTTAGCCAGGGCAAGCGGGGAGCGATTGAATCAACACCAACAGGCAAAACTAGAATTACAATTCGCCTAGATGATGAAGTACTAGCATGGTTTCGTGACCAAGTTCACGCAGCAGGTGGAGGAAATTACCAAACTTTGATTAACGATGCCTTGCGTGAGTACATTCAGCAGCGTCGTGAACCGTTAGAAGATACATTACGGCGAGTATTGCGAGAGGAACTTGAGCGCATTGGAAAATAA
- a CDS encoding DUF29 domain-containing protein: MSATYKADFNLWIEQTAQLLRSHRWQEVDVEHLIEEVEGLGKSERRSIASQLTRLLLHLLKWQYQPQRRSDSWLDSITDSRTQIELAIEDSPSLKGYPTEQLEESYQRARRQAAKQTGILVSVFPEECLYSLELVLDEDWLPEASDI; the protein is encoded by the coding sequence ATGAGTGCAACTTATAAAGCAGATTTTAACTTGTGGATTGAACAGACAGCCCAACTATTGCGATCGCATCGCTGGCAGGAAGTTGATGTAGAACATCTGATTGAAGAGGTTGAAGGGTTGGGCAAAAGTGAAAGGCGGAGTATTGCCAGTCAACTAACTCGCTTACTGCTGCATTTGCTGAAGTGGCAATATCAACCCCAGCGTCGCTCAGATAGTTGGCTCGATTCTATCACCGATTCTCGCACCCAAATTGAGTTAGCCATAGAAGATAGTCCTAGTCTTAAAGGCTATCCTACGGAGCAACTTGAGGAAAGTTATCAAAGGGCGCGTCGGCAAGCAGCCAAGCAAACGGGGATACTTGTATCCGTGTTTCCAGAAGAGTGCTTATATTCTTTAGAGTTAGTGTTGGATGAAGACTGGCTACCGGAAGCAAGCGATATTTGA
- a CDS encoding DUF5615 family PIN-like protein, which produces MKIWIDAQLPPTLALWLTETFDVEATALRELGLRDAKDVEIFEAAQVANAVIMTKDSDFVDLSCRLGIPPQILYNCYLISRIHLKLDLISAEDAQQIINSPMYIK; this is translated from the coding sequence ATGAAAATTTGGATTGATGCTCAGTTGCCTCCTACATTAGCACTTTGGCTGACTGAGACTTTTGACGTAGAGGCTACTGCCCTAAGAGAGCTTGGATTACGAGATGCTAAAGATGTGGAAATTTTTGAGGCAGCACAAGTCGCTAATGCAGTAATTATGACCAAAGATAGCGATTTTGTTGACTTGTCCTGTCGTTTAGGAATACCACCTCAAATTCTTTATAATTGTTACCTAATTAGTCGCATACACTTAAAACTTGATTTGATTAGTGCTGAAGATGCTCAACAAATTATAAACTCACCAATGTATATTAAGTGA
- a CDS encoding DUF433 domain-containing protein gives MNSRVDLLTRITQTPGQCGGRPCIRGMRIRVSDILEMLAENVSVSEILEDFPDLELEDIQACLLFAARRTDFPRLTA, from the coding sequence ATGAACTCAAGGGTTGATTTGTTGACTCGCATTACTCAAACTCCTGGTCAGTGTGGTGGTCGTCCTTGTATTCGAGGCATGAGGATTCGTGTGAGTGACATTTTAGAAATGTTGGCAGAGAATGTCAGTGTTTCTGAGATTTTAGAGGATTTTCCCGATCTTGAACTCGAAGATATCCAAGCCTGTCTATTGTTTGCAGCACGGCGAACTGACTTTCCTCGATTGACAGCATGA
- a CDS encoding Uma2 family endonuclease gives MLNYNPLHCLPSSEELPDSDDTAVDNELQNLIPGLLKTTLALAWCDRWDWFFGVDMGIYSHPDKPAIVPDGFLSLGVKRFIDEDLRLSYVLWEEKKQPILTLEVVSQIYREEYSIKKELYAKELGILYYVVYSPLRRKKTPLEVYHLVDGEYILMSGNPVWLPEVGLGIGRERGIYQGIVREWLYWYDEEGQKLLTPEERIREAEERTAFEEQRRVEAEQQVKMLIERLNALGVNPESLL, from the coding sequence ATGTTAAACTACAATCCACTGCATTGTTTGCCATCTTCCGAAGAATTACCCGACTCAGATGATACTGCTGTGGATAATGAACTCCAAAATTTAATTCCCGGCTTGCTGAAAACGACACTGGCTTTGGCTTGGTGCGATCGCTGGGATTGGTTCTTTGGTGTTGACATGGGTATTTATTCTCACCCAGATAAACCAGCCATTGTCCCTGATGGGTTTCTCAGCTTAGGAGTTAAACGCTTTATTGATGAGGATTTACGCCTAAGTTATGTGTTATGGGAAGAAAAGAAGCAGCCAATTTTAACACTAGAAGTTGTTTCCCAAATATATCGGGAAGAATATAGCATTAAAAAGGAATTATATGCCAAAGAATTAGGGATTTTGTACTACGTTGTATATAGTCCGCTTCGGCGTAAAAAGACACCTTTGGAGGTGTATCATCTAGTTGATGGGGAATATATCTTAATGTCAGGAAATCCCGTTTGGCTGCCAGAGGTTGGTTTAGGAATTGGGCGAGAACGGGGAATTTATCAAGGTATTGTGCGGGAGTGGCTGTATTGGTATGACGAAGAAGGACAAAAATTGCTAACACCAGAAGAACGCATCAGAGAAGCGGAAGAACGCACAGCTTTTGAAGAACAGCGACGGGTGGAAGCAGAACAACAGGTGAAAATGTTAATTGAAAGGTTGAATGCGCTAGGTGTTAATCCAGAAAGTTTGTTATAG
- a CDS encoding NAD(P)H-quinone oxidoreductase subunit 4 — translation MNTANFPWLTTIILLPIAASLLIPIIPDKEGKTVRWYSLIVGLIDFALIVYAFYTGYDFSNPDLQLFESYPWVPQLDLNWSVGADGLSMPLIILTGFITTLAILAAWPVTFKPKLFYFLILAMYGGQIAVFAVQDMLLFFLVWELELVPIYFLLSIWGGKRRQYAATKFILYTAGGSLFILLSALTMGFYGDTVTFDMRAIALKDFALNFQLAVYAGFLIAYAVKLPIIPLHTWLPDAHGEATAPVHMLLAGILLKMGGYALIRMNAQMLPDAHALFAPVLVVLGVVNIIYAALTSFAQRNLKRKIAYSSISHMGFVMIGIASFTDLGLSGAVLQMVSHGLIGASLFFLVGATYDRTHTLMLDEMGGVAKRMPKIFAMFTTCSMASLALPGMSGFVAELMVFVGFATSDAYSSTFKVIVVFLMAVGVILTPIYLLSMLREIFYGEENKELVSHQALIDAEPREIFIIACLLVPIIGIGFYPKLLTQMYDATTVQLTARLRDSVPTLAQQKDDALKVSLSAPQIGN, via the coding sequence ATGAATACAGCTAATTTTCCGTGGCTGACGACGATTATTCTGTTGCCGATAGCCGCTTCACTACTGATTCCCATCATCCCAGATAAAGAAGGCAAAACAGTGCGCTGGTACTCCCTCATCGTAGGGCTGATAGATTTTGCACTAATTGTTTATGCTTTTTATACTGGGTATGATTTCTCCAATCCAGATTTGCAGTTGTTCGAGAGTTACCCCTGGGTACCCCAACTAGATTTGAATTGGTCAGTAGGGGCAGATGGCTTATCTATGCCCCTAATTATTTTGACTGGATTCATTACCACGCTGGCGATTTTAGCAGCTTGGCCTGTCACCTTCAAGCCGAAGCTATTTTACTTCTTGATTTTGGCGATGTATGGCGGTCAAATTGCCGTGTTCGCTGTCCAGGATATGCTGTTGTTTTTCCTGGTGTGGGAACTGGAACTAGTACCGATATACTTTCTGCTGTCGATTTGGGGAGGCAAAAGACGGCAGTATGCAGCGACTAAATTTATCTTATACACCGCCGGTGGTTCGCTGTTTATTTTGCTGTCTGCCCTGACAATGGGATTTTACGGCGATACGGTGACGTTTGATATGAGAGCGATCGCCTTAAAAGACTTTGCTCTCAATTTCCAACTTGCCGTCTATGCTGGCTTCCTGATTGCCTACGCCGTCAAGTTGCCGATTATTCCCTTGCATACCTGGCTACCTGATGCCCACGGTGAAGCTACAGCACCTGTACACATGCTATTGGCAGGTATTCTTTTGAAAATGGGTGGTTACGCCTTAATTCGGATGAATGCCCAAATGCTCCCCGATGCTCACGCTCTTTTTGCACCAGTGTTGGTGGTTTTGGGGGTAGTTAACATCATCTACGCTGCCTTAACATCCTTTGCCCAGCGTAACCTGAAGCGAAAAATTGCCTACTCTTCAATTTCCCACATGGGCTTTGTGATGATTGGTATTGCCTCCTTCACCGATTTGGGATTGAGTGGGGCAGTGTTGCAAATGGTTTCCCACGGGTTAATTGGGGCGAGTTTGTTCTTCCTCGTTGGCGCAACTTACGATCGCACCCACACCCTGATGTTGGATGAAATGGGCGGTGTTGCTAAGAGAATGCCGAAGATTTTCGCCATGTTCACCACTTGTTCGATGGCTTCTTTGGCATTGCCAGGGATGAGCGGTTTCGTAGCAGAATTAATGGTATTTGTCGGCTTTGCTACTAGCGATGCTTATAGCTCTACCTTCAAAGTGATTGTTGTATTCTTGATGGCAGTGGGAGTAATTTTAACTCCGATTTATCTGCTGTCGATGTTGCGAGAAATTTTCTACGGAGAAGAGAACAAGGAATTAGTTTCTCACCAAGCTTTGATAGATGCTGAACCCCGCGAAATATTTATCATTGCCTGTTTGTTAGTGCCAATTATTGGTATTGGTTTCTATCCGAAATTGCTGACTCAGATGTATGACGCCACAACTGTACAATTGACAGCAAGATTGCGTGATTCTGTGCCGACATTAGCACAGCAAAAAGACGACGCACTAAAGGTTTCTTTGAGTGCGCCCCAAATTGGTAATTAA
- a CDS encoding HEPN domain-containing protein has product MTPEQQRLLEKAERSLQAAEELNQKGFAEFAASRGYYAMFYIATAFLEGEGLAYSKHSAVIAAFGERFARPQRVPREFHRYLIDAERTRLRGDYNTDPNITQADADQIIQRTIEILNFAKANIDSLSP; this is encoded by the coding sequence ATGACCCCTGAACAACAAAGACTCCTAGAAAAAGCGGAGAGAAGTTTGCAAGCCGCAGAAGAACTCAACCAAAAAGGTTTTGCTGAATTTGCAGCATCTCGTGGCTATTACGCGATGTTTTATATTGCTACCGCTTTTTTAGAAGGGGAAGGACTTGCTTACTCTAAACATTCAGCCGTAATTGCTGCTTTTGGAGAAAGATTTGCACGTCCACAACGAGTTCCTCGTGAATTTCATCGTTATTTAATTGATGCAGAAAGAACTCGTTTACGCGGTGACTATAATACTGATCCTAACATTACCCAAGCTGATGCCGATCAGATTATTCAAAGAACTATCGAAATTCTTAATTTTGCCAAAGCAAATATTGACTCTCTATCCCCTTGA
- a CDS encoding nucleotidyltransferase domain-containing protein, with amino-acid sequence MLSQPISTVLPQIRENLKQLYGEQLDKLILFGSQARGTAQPDSDIDILIVLKDVFNYSQESEKISQIIADLCLEYNVLISCAFATSEQLENYESGFFRNVRQDGLLI; translated from the coding sequence ATGCTAAGTCAACCAATTTCAACAGTTTTACCCCAAATACGCGAAAATTTAAAACAACTTTATGGAGAACAATTAGACAAACTAATTTTATTTGGTTCACAAGCCAGAGGAACAGCACAACCAGACTCAGATATTGATATTTTAATTGTATTGAAAGATGTCTTTAACTATTCTCAAGAAAGTGAAAAAATCAGTCAAATCATTGCTGATTTATGTTTAGAATATAATGTTTTAATTAGTTGTGCTTTTGCTACCAGTGAGCAACTAGAAAATTATGAGAGTGGTTTCTTTCGTAATGTCAGACAAGATGGGTTATTAATATGA
- a CDS encoding YgiT-type zinc finger protein — protein sequence MYYCLKKVPAETCDNCGEYYLNDAITEQVLGKAESAIKNGAGLEIIRYVA from the coding sequence ATGTATTATTGTCTTAAAAAAGTTCCAGCAGAAACTTGTGATAACTGCGGTGAATATTATTTAAATGATGCAATTACAGAACAGGTTTTAGGTAAAGCAGAGTCAGCTATTAAGAATGGAGCAGGATTGGAGATTATTAGATATGTAGCTTAG